The Nitrospira tepida genome includes a window with the following:
- the gmk gene encoding guanylate kinase, producing MERRGLLYIVSAPSGTGKTTLCKQIVHIVPNLWHSVSCTTRQPRPGEEHGREYFFIDDRTFQEMIERQEFVEWARVYGHWYGTPRKAIADKLDQGVDVLLEIDTQGAAQIKKKFQDGIYIYILPPSLKALRTRLQMRAGDSAEEIARRLKKAREEVWSYREYYYIVRNDDLKQSLKELESIFIAERIKTKRLDIGWLEANFILDKEDKEGESP from the coding sequence ATGGAACGTCGAGGTTTGCTATATATCGTGTCGGCTCCTTCGGGAACGGGGAAAACAACGTTGTGCAAACAGATTGTGCACATCGTTCCCAATCTGTGGCATTCCGTGTCCTGCACGACCAGGCAGCCGAGGCCCGGCGAGGAACATGGGCGCGAGTATTTCTTTATCGACGACCGGACGTTTCAGGAGATGATCGAACGGCAGGAGTTCGTCGAATGGGCCCGGGTCTATGGGCACTGGTACGGCACCCCCCGCAAAGCCATCGCGGACAAGCTGGACCAGGGGGTGGACGTCCTGCTGGAGATCGACACCCAGGGCGCGGCCCAGATCAAGAAAAAATTCCAGGATGGAATCTATATTTACATCCTGCCTCCGTCGCTTAAGGCGCTCCGGACGCGCCTGCAGATGCGGGCGGGAGACTCGGCGGAGGAAATCGCGCGCCGGCTGAAGAAAGCGCGGGAGGAGGTCTGGAGCTATCGGGAGTATTACTATATCGTTCGCAACGACGATCTGAAGCAATCGTTGAAAGAGCTGGAAAGCATTTTCATCGCCGAACGGATCAAGACCAAACGCCTCGACATCGGATGGCTTGAGGCCAATTTCATTCTCGACAAGGAAGACAAGGAGGGCGAGAGTCCATGA
- a CDS encoding efflux transporter outer membrane subunit, with protein sequence MNRWLVALALVMPMAACKMGPDYVRPESHEADEWRLAPATSESIANLPWWELLRDPELQRLIQTALQENQDLRTAVASVEEVQAQLVIARFDLAPSLGYEGRAFVFKTERDTLALPSGGTGGITIPSQVGQGGTLSNANAFAGLKWELDLWGRIRRSIESAHAVLASREEAKRAIVLSLVGNVAEAYFDLRQLDLQVEITKRTLKTWEDTVRLSRIKLEQGVIPKLDLDRFEAERAYAAAQLADLERQVVQKENQFSVLLGRKPARIARGLGLTEQSLPPAVPAGLPSDLLRRRPDILQAEQEWVSATAQIGVAEALRFPQFSLTGALGVANTQLSGFAPGATFAQTAGVSVAGPLLNATALGYQVKVAEARARQAAAQYDRTVVTAFKEVEDALIAVQKSRQQREAQEAQVLSLQSALEMADLRYRGGRASYLDVLTAQRTLFDAELALARTRRNQLTAVVQLYKAVGGGWSPDDVAPTQANLSTVSRPERVSKD encoded by the coding sequence ATGAATCGATGGCTAGTCGCACTCGCGCTCGTGATGCCCATGGCGGCCTGCAAAATGGGTCCGGATTATGTCAGGCCGGAAAGTCACGAGGCGGATGAATGGCGTCTGGCTCCCGCCACCTCGGAATCGATCGCCAACCTGCCCTGGTGGGAGTTGCTCAGGGACCCGGAACTCCAACGGCTGATCCAGACCGCGTTACAGGAGAACCAGGACCTTCGAACGGCGGTCGCCAGCGTCGAAGAGGTCCAGGCGCAGCTCGTGATCGCTCGGTTCGATCTGGCGCCGTCGCTCGGATACGAAGGGCGGGCCTTTGTGTTCAAGACAGAACGCGATACGCTTGCCTTGCCCTCGGGAGGGACGGGAGGGATCACGATCCCGAGCCAGGTAGGGCAAGGAGGCACGCTCTCGAATGCGAATGCCTTCGCAGGCCTGAAATGGGAGCTGGACCTGTGGGGACGTATCCGCCGGTCGATCGAATCGGCGCACGCGGTCTTGGCCTCCCGCGAAGAGGCGAAACGGGCCATCGTGCTCAGCTTGGTCGGCAATGTCGCCGAGGCCTACTTCGACCTCCGCCAACTGGACCTTCAAGTCGAAATTACCAAGCGGACCCTGAAGACCTGGGAGGACACGGTCAGGCTGTCCCGAATCAAATTGGAGCAGGGGGTGATTCCCAAGCTTGATCTCGACCGGTTTGAGGCTGAACGGGCCTATGCCGCGGCGCAATTGGCGGATCTTGAGCGCCAGGTCGTTCAAAAGGAGAATCAGTTTAGTGTGCTTCTGGGACGGAAGCCCGCCCGCATCGCGCGCGGGCTTGGGCTCACCGAGCAGAGCCTGCCGCCGGCAGTCCCGGCGGGCTTACCGTCCGATCTGTTGCGGCGGCGGCCGGATATCCTGCAGGCCGAACAGGAGTGGGTTTCGGCGACGGCCCAGATCGGGGTTGCCGAGGCCTTGCGCTTTCCACAGTTTTCTCTGACGGGCGCGCTCGGGGTGGCCAACACCCAGTTGTCCGGCTTTGCGCCCGGGGCGACCTTCGCCCAGACCGCCGGGGTTTCCGTCGCCGGTCCGTTGCTGAACGCGACCGCTCTCGGTTACCAGGTTAAGGTGGCGGAAGCTCGAGCCAGACAAGCGGCGGCACAGTATGACAGGACCGTCGTCACGGCATTCAAGGAAGTAGAGGACGCGCTGATTGCGGTCCAGAAGTCCCGGCAACAGCGGGAGGCGCAGGAAGCCCAGGTCCTCTCGCTACAGTCGGCTCTCGAAATGGCCGATCTGCGCTATCGAGGGGGCCGCGCAAGCTATCTCGACGTCCTGACGGCCCAGCGGACGCTGTTTGATGCGGAACTTGCGCTGGCCAGAACGAGACGGAATCAATTGACCGCCGTTGTGCAGTTGTATAAAGCTGTGGGGGGAGGCTGGTCGCCTGATGACGTCGCTCCGACTCAGGCGAACCTGTCCACCGTCTCCCGTCCCGAGCGGGTGAGCAAGGACTAA
- a CDS encoding DUF481 domain-containing protein, which yields MDSLNRGGELKPAALDDPGPASGVAKVREHPRSRRHLILLAVLPFFILIPATAFADVVLLKNGDRVSGKILKMESEQLEIDTAFAGKIRIGWGDIQSVRSDRPLALTFFASSSIPDGVGLRDGDRVIVTELDAEGPIRLSDVKAINVSDLYHRGNINLGGNVVSGNSNTQALNAAASYTLRQDRHRLQLDGKMNRGEANGELTAQNGAASGRYDYLLTRQMFLSGGQLLEHDRFQNLAVRSTATAALGYDFYDRQTRSLSVGAGPSLVYENFTTSPDTVVPSAMWFVRWYQEFRGGDVTLFHHHQGFRDLARDGGFRLNADQGIRVKVYGDLALNFEYDLRFNTKPAPGRKTVDTTAIFGLSYAFGD from the coding sequence ATGGATTCATTGAATCGCGGTGGTGAACTGAAACCTGCTGCTCTCGACGATCCGGGTCCGGCATCGGGGGTGGCGAAGGTGCGCGAGCATCCCCGATCCCGCCGACATCTGATCCTGCTCGCCGTTCTTCCGTTCTTCATCCTGATCCCGGCTACGGCATTCGCCGATGTCGTGTTGCTGAAGAATGGAGACCGTGTCAGCGGGAAGATTCTGAAAATGGAAAGCGAGCAACTGGAAATCGACACGGCTTTTGCCGGCAAGATCCGGATCGGCTGGGGTGATATCCAAAGTGTACGGTCCGACCGCCCCTTGGCGCTGACCTTTTTTGCTTCCTCTTCCATTCCGGACGGAGTCGGTCTTCGAGATGGAGACCGAGTGATCGTCACCGAACTGGATGCGGAGGGGCCGATTCGCTTGTCGGACGTCAAAGCCATCAACGTCTCCGACCTCTACCACCGCGGCAACATCAATCTCGGCGGCAATGTGGTCAGCGGCAATTCCAACACGCAGGCTCTGAACGCCGCGGCCTCTTATACCTTGCGGCAGGACCGGCATCGGCTCCAGCTCGACGGCAAAATGAACCGGGGCGAGGCCAATGGGGAACTCACCGCGCAGAATGGGGCTGCCTCGGGCAGGTACGACTATCTCCTCACGCGGCAGATGTTTCTCTCGGGCGGGCAGCTCTTGGAGCATGATCGATTTCAGAACCTGGCCGTCCGCAGCACCGCCACGGCGGCGCTTGGGTATGATTTTTACGATCGCCAGACCCGTTCCCTATCCGTTGGAGCCGGCCCCAGCCTTGTGTATGAAAATTTCACAACGTCCCCGGACACCGTAGTCCCGTCGGCGATGTGGTTTGTTCGGTGGTATCAGGAATTCCGGGGCGGGGACGTCACCCTCTTTCATCACCACCAGGGGTTTCGCGATCTTGCGAGGGACGGAGGATTTCGCCTCAATGCGGACCAAGGCATTCGGGTCAAGGTCTACGGTGATTTGGCGCTGAACTTCGAATACGACTTGCGCTTCAACACCAAGCCGGCGCCAGGGCGAAAAACCGTAGATACGACGGCGATCTTCGGCCTGAGTTACGCCTTCGGCGATTAG
- a CDS encoding tetratricopeptide repeat protein, with protein sequence MPDPSISERLERLAAEWAKAPHSKVFVQLAEEYVKAGLLQKAAVVLQEGLLVYPGYVIAMVVLGSIYQQMGEDAKAKAMLEDAVALSPENLKAHRSLAKIYAAEGNIESARKSCTVVLMTNPLDDEIKAIERNLAKITRILPSQPLEPASTAGVAGAGGPTNETTALDRSVESNGRGEGATVSMATPNTMTHSEESGGSADPEQASKAARLQNWLSRIQARRRATA encoded by the coding sequence GTGCCAGACCCATCCATTTCCGAACGACTCGAGCGGTTGGCGGCCGAATGGGCGAAGGCCCCCCATTCCAAGGTGTTTGTCCAGTTGGCAGAAGAATATGTGAAGGCCGGCCTGTTGCAAAAAGCCGCCGTCGTGCTGCAGGAGGGCCTGCTCGTCTATCCCGGTTATGTGATCGCGATGGTGGTCTTAGGCTCGATCTATCAGCAGATGGGTGAGGATGCCAAGGCCAAGGCGATGTTGGAGGACGCGGTCGCGCTCAGCCCGGAAAACCTGAAGGCCCATCGCTCACTGGCCAAAATTTACGCGGCGGAGGGCAACATTGAATCGGCGCGGAAGTCCTGCACGGTCGTCCTCATGACCAACCCGCTGGACGACGAGATCAAGGCCATCGAACGGAACCTTGCCAAAATCACGAGAATCCTCCCCTCCCAACCTCTCGAACCAGCTTCCACCGCGGGAGTTGCCGGAGCCGGTGGTCCGACGAATGAGACGACCGCACTCGACCGGTCGGTCGAGTCCAATGGGAGGGGGGAAGGAGCGACTGTGTCCATGGCAACCCCCAACACCATGACGCATTCCGAGGAATCCGGTGGTTCGGCCGATCCCGAGCAGGCCAGCAAAGCGGCGAGGCTGCAAAACTGGCTCAGCCGCATTCAGGCTCGGCGTCGGGCGACAGCCTGA
- the coaBC gene encoding bifunctional phosphopantothenoylcysteine decarboxylase/phosphopantothenate--cysteine ligase CoaBC encodes MSMIPRRKRLKPTQKEQGDAPGAASALRPRLIGRRLVLGVCGSIAAYKALLLLRRLKAEGAAVRVVLTQSAAKFVTPLSFEVLSQGSVASDLFAAGHEMRHLAWAEEAQAIVIAPCTAHTIAKIALGLADDLLGSLMLAAQCPIVIAPAMDGGMWDHPTVQGHVATLRERGVVVLDPEVGPLASGRTGRGRLPEEGTILDALIEALSPRQDFMGERVLVSAGPTQEPIDPVRYLSNRSSGKMGYAVAEAAAARGAEVVLVTGPTALAIPPGVQAVAVKTTEEMHKALTGHLAWSTIVIMAAAVADFRPARPAGQKIKKDAKFPTALELEPTVDILTDLADRRTTQFLVGFAAETQDLVSHAQAKLKKKGLDLVVGNNVLTEGSGFGSDTNQIILVDRTGRLTELPLMSKRMAAHALLDRVRELKPDNRVRTSPGH; translated from the coding sequence ATGTCGATGATTCCCCGAAGGAAGCGGCTCAAGCCGACTCAGAAGGAGCAGGGTGACGCTCCGGGCGCGGCCTCTGCGCTACGGCCGCGCCTCATCGGCCGCCGCCTGGTTCTGGGCGTGTGCGGAAGCATCGCGGCCTACAAGGCCCTGCTGCTTCTCCGCCGGCTCAAGGCAGAAGGGGCGGCCGTCCGGGTGGTGCTGACCCAGTCCGCCGCCAAGTTCGTCACGCCGCTCTCATTCGAAGTGCTGTCGCAAGGTTCCGTCGCATCGGATCTCTTTGCCGCCGGCCACGAAATGCGGCACCTCGCCTGGGCTGAGGAGGCCCAGGCGATCGTGATCGCGCCCTGCACCGCGCACACGATCGCGAAGATCGCGCTGGGCTTGGCGGACGACCTGCTGGGATCCCTCATGCTGGCCGCCCAGTGCCCGATTGTCATTGCCCCTGCCATGGACGGAGGCATGTGGGACCACCCCACCGTTCAAGGGCATGTGGCCACCTTGCGAGAACGGGGAGTGGTGGTGCTCGATCCCGAGGTCGGTCCGTTGGCAAGCGGGCGGACGGGACGGGGGAGGCTTCCGGAAGAGGGGACAATCCTGGATGCGTTGATCGAGGCGCTCAGCCCACGCCAGGATTTCATGGGCGAACGGGTGTTGGTTTCGGCGGGACCGACGCAGGAGCCGATCGATCCGGTGCGATATCTCTCGAACCGCTCGTCCGGGAAAATGGGTTATGCCGTCGCCGAGGCCGCCGCGGCAAGGGGCGCAGAGGTCGTCCTCGTGACCGGCCCGACCGCGCTTGCCATTCCACCCGGGGTGCAGGCCGTAGCCGTCAAGACCACAGAGGAAATGCACAAAGCCTTGACCGGTCATCTGGCTTGGTCAACAATCGTCATCATGGCCGCGGCGGTCGCCGACTTTCGGCCAGCCCGGCCGGCTGGACAGAAGATCAAGAAAGACGCGAAGTTCCCGACAGCGCTGGAGCTTGAACCGACTGTGGACATCCTGACCGATCTGGCTGACCGGCGAACCACCCAGTTCCTGGTGGGATTCGCCGCAGAAACGCAGGACCTAGTGTCTCATGCACAGGCCAAACTTAAGAAGAAAGGCCTGGACTTGGTCGTTGGCAATAACGTGCTCACCGAAGGTTCAGGGTTTGGCTCGGACACCAATCAAATCATCCTCGTGGACAGGACAGGACGTCTGACGGAACTGCCGCTGATGTCCAAGCGTATGGCGGCTCATGCCCTGCTCGACCGGGTGCGCGAGCTGAAACCCGACAACCGCGTTCGCACCTCCCCAGGCCACTAA
- a CDS encoding alpha-keto acid decarboxylase family protein: protein MSDPRTIGSLVIDRLRALGVEHVFGIPGDYVLTFYKLLEQSPLHLVGTTREDCAGFAADAYARIRGVGALCVTYCVGGLNTVNAVACAYAERSPVVVLTGSPGLSERARNPYLHHMVRDFETQKEVFEKVTVAAVVLDDPLTAARQLDHAIAALTRYRRPIYVEIPRDLVHARLPVAAPASTIAEEATDPEVLAEALGEVRSMLVSAKRPVILAGAEAGRYGLQDELVRLVERFNMPVASTLHGKSVISEDHPSYVGVYGGLIGREEVLQFVHDSDCLLILGSILSDVDVLDPQRPELASGQVIHATADRIAIKHHRYDGIEFEAFVKGLLHLQIAPFASRTLPKPERAAYLRPEPADPITLQGLFSHLDTVLEDTTIVIADVGESLFASADLRVRRRFEFLSPAYYTSMGFAVPAAVGAGFADRRLRPLVLVGDGAFQMTGTELATAVRYGQTPIVLILNNRGYSTEREILEGTFNDIHEWRYERVCELIGGGTGWCIRTHGEFVESLDRALRDPSTLYVFNILLDPTDRSAGMKRLAGRLAERLTAQRES from the coding sequence ATGAGCGACCCGCGGACCATCGGGAGCCTGGTGATTGATCGGTTGCGTGCGTTGGGCGTCGAGCATGTCTTCGGCATCCCCGGAGACTATGTCCTCACGTTCTACAAATTGCTGGAGCAGTCTCCGCTGCACCTGGTGGGCACGACGAGGGAGGACTGCGCCGGCTTCGCGGCGGATGCCTATGCGCGCATACGGGGCGTGGGGGCCTTGTGCGTCACCTATTGCGTCGGAGGGCTCAACACGGTCAATGCCGTGGCCTGCGCCTATGCGGAGCGATCGCCGGTCGTCGTGCTGACCGGGTCGCCAGGCTTATCTGAACGGGCCCGCAACCCCTATCTGCACCACATGGTGAGGGATTTCGAGACGCAGAAGGAGGTGTTCGAGAAGGTGACGGTCGCCGCCGTCGTGTTGGATGATCCCCTGACGGCTGCCCGGCAGCTCGACCACGCGATTGCGGCGCTCACACGCTATCGCCGCCCGATCTACGTGGAAATCCCTCGTGATCTGGTTCACGCGAGACTCCCCGTTGCCGCGCCCGCTTCGACGATCGCCGAAGAAGCAACCGATCCCGAGGTGTTGGCCGAAGCTCTTGGCGAGGTACGATCGATGCTGGTCTCGGCGAAACGGCCGGTGATCCTGGCTGGAGCGGAGGCGGGACGCTACGGCCTACAGGACGAGTTGGTCCGGCTGGTCGAGCGGTTCAACATGCCCGTCGCCTCCACGCTCCACGGGAAATCCGTCATCAGCGAAGATCATCCGTCCTATGTGGGGGTTTACGGGGGACTGATCGGGCGGGAAGAGGTGCTCCAGTTCGTGCACGACTCCGATTGCCTGTTGATCCTGGGATCGATTCTATCGGACGTGGACGTGCTCGACCCGCAGCGGCCAGAGCTGGCTAGCGGACAGGTCATCCATGCGACGGCGGATCGGATCGCGATCAAGCACCATCGCTACGACGGCATCGAGTTCGAGGCCTTCGTGAAGGGGCTGCTTCATCTGCAGATCGCTCCCTTCGCTTCAAGGACGTTGCCCAAGCCTGAAAGGGCGGCCTACCTCCGCCCGGAGCCGGCAGACCCCATCACCTTACAGGGGCTGTTCTCTCATCTGGATACCGTGCTGGAGGACACGACCATCGTGATCGCCGATGTCGGTGAATCCCTGTTCGCCTCGGCCGATTTGCGCGTCCGCCGGCGGTTCGAATTCCTGTCTCCCGCCTATTACACCTCGATGGGCTTTGCCGTCCCTGCCGCCGTGGGAGCCGGATTCGCGGATCGGCGCCTTCGCCCGCTGGTGTTGGTGGGAGACGGCGCGTTCCAGATGACCGGCACGGAACTGGCGACGGCCGTCCGCTACGGCCAGACTCCCATCGTGCTCATTCTCAATAATCGGGGCTATTCGACGGAGCGGGAAATCCTGGAAGGAACCTTCAACGATATTCACGAGTGGCGTTACGAACGCGTCTGCGAGTTGATCGGCGGCGGAACAGGATGGTGCATTCGAACCCATGGCGAGTTTGTGGAGTCGTTGGATCGAGCCCTTCGCGACCCCTCGACGCTCTATGTGTTCAACATTCTGTTGGACCCGACCGATCGATCGGCCGGCATGAAGCGGCTGGCAGGACGATTGGCCGAGCGGCTGACTGCTCAGCGGGAATCCTGA
- a CDS encoding TrmH family RNA methyltransferase yields MRALVRDKFSRDQERCFIVNTTKLILELLRRKQDQIDSLLVTPDFLTKHQDILLAPRIVQPFRLYHCPQATLDRLSDTSTAQEALAIVKQPTWPRLDSAKRPSLLTVYLDSVQDPTNVGTLIRSAAGFGLDAVWLSPGCADVFSPKVVRASAGTILTIPTFRDVDFSALAPFPLSCFAADSNPQGATPLSAITRRPAKTMLMFGNESQGLSDRLLLAANVRFYIPLQEAVESLNVASAAAISLHHFSTLPLADVLPGR; encoded by the coding sequence GTGCGGGCGCTCGTCCGAGACAAGTTCTCCCGCGACCAGGAACGTTGTTTCATAGTCAATACGACCAAACTGATCCTGGAACTCCTGAGACGCAAACAAGACCAAATCGACAGCCTCCTTGTTACGCCGGATTTCCTGACCAAGCACCAGGATATCCTTCTCGCCCCCCGAATTGTTCAGCCTTTTCGGCTGTATCACTGCCCTCAAGCAACCTTGGACCGCCTCTCCGACACCAGCACCGCCCAAGAGGCCCTCGCCATCGTCAAACAACCGACCTGGCCCAGGTTGGACAGTGCCAAGCGGCCATCTCTCCTGACCGTGTATCTCGATTCTGTGCAAGACCCTACCAACGTCGGCACATTGATACGGTCCGCCGCAGGGTTTGGGCTCGATGCCGTGTGGCTCAGCCCCGGTTGCGCCGATGTCTTTAGTCCGAAGGTCGTTCGAGCCTCCGCCGGGACCATCCTAACCATTCCGACCTTTCGGGACGTCGATTTTTCCGCACTGGCCCCCTTCCCCCTCTCTTGCTTTGCCGCCGATTCAAACCCTCAAGGCGCCACTCCCTTGTCGGCCATCACCAGACGACCAGCAAAAACCATGCTGATGTTCGGCAACGAGAGTCAGGGTCTGTCGGACCGGCTCCTGCTGGCGGCCAATGTTCGCTTTTACATCCCGCTCCAAGAGGCCGTCGAATCCCTCAATGTGGCATCCGCCGCAGCCATCAGCCTTCACCACTTTTCTACGCTCCCCTTAGCGGACGTTCTGCCGGGCCGATAG
- the rpoZ gene encoding DNA-directed RNA polymerase subunit omega, translating to MSDMLQLLPENIQDRFDSRHRLVLVAAQRAKHLMQGAKLLGQARFAKETTQALDEVLQGQIQYLRGKEARDAIKESRKGRDLENERMAMMTAEDAREIKKELSNYVDDSPKEAAQADSEGAG from the coding sequence ATGAGCGACATGCTGCAGTTGTTACCGGAGAACATTCAGGATCGTTTTGACTCCAGGCACCGGCTGGTTCTGGTGGCCGCCCAGCGGGCCAAGCATCTCATGCAGGGCGCGAAATTACTCGGCCAAGCGCGATTCGCGAAGGAAACGACCCAGGCCCTTGATGAGGTCCTGCAGGGACAGATCCAGTACCTGCGCGGGAAAGAGGCCCGCGACGCCATCAAGGAATCGCGCAAGGGCCGCGACCTCGAGAACGAGCGCATGGCCATGATGACGGCCGAAGACGCGCGCGAGATCAAGAAAGAGCTGAGCAACTATGTCGATGATTCCCCGAAGGAAGCGGCTCAAGCCGACTCAGAAGGAGCAGGGTGA
- a CDS encoding helix-turn-helix domain-containing protein, with translation MSGSLYLQAWRMAKRQTLESLAEKSGMELSFLAAVETGEGDCTVSALQAIAGSLGIPPSWLYGHPDDLNRLLQSEDVEDDESGKARTIADSIDPVLERILRSAGRDRMLYALLTALLQSGDERLTRAAEVSLRSLVKQANQATQALVPWLTRPSGHFEPPND, from the coding sequence ATGAGCGGTTCTCTCTACCTGCAAGCCTGGCGAATGGCCAAACGCCAGACGCTGGAAAGCCTGGCTGAAAAATCAGGCATGGAGCTTTCCTTTCTCGCAGCGGTGGAGACTGGAGAGGGTGATTGTACGGTTTCTGCCCTGCAAGCCATTGCCGGATCGCTGGGGATTCCCCCGTCTTGGCTCTATGGACACCCCGATGATCTGAATCGGCTCCTTCAATCGGAGGATGTGGAGGACGACGAATCCGGTAAGGCTCGCACGATCGCTGATTCCATCGACCCGGTGCTGGAACGAATTCTCCGTTCGGCAGGACGGGACCGTATGCTCTATGCCCTGTTAACGGCCCTCTTGCAATCGGGTGACGAACGGCTGACTCGGGCGGCCGAAGTCAGCCTGCGCAGCCTTGTCAAACAGGCCAATCAGGCGACACAGGCGCTGGTCCCCTGGCTCACCAGACCGTCCGGACATTTCGAGCCTCCGAACGATTGA
- a CDS encoding OPT family oligopeptide transporter produces the protein MNDDTMPVDSHDEIAAFRSSTPTDEPVVPAATHLPEITGKALILSLLLSVVLAGANAYLGLFAGMTVSASIPAAVVSMTLFRLFKTSNILENNIVQTAASSGEALAAGVIFTLPALLILGYWQTFDYWQTTLLALVGGLLGVLFTIPLRRVLILDPKLRFPEGVATAEVLKAGAASSGRGNGIRPLMIASLLGAWAKFGESGLRLWSEAAEGAVRFGSTVFYGGVNLSPALLAVGFIIKAEIAAVVFAGGILGWLILLPLYGLSPDSQPSDALTTARMIWSQQIRYVGIGAMLVGGLWTLVQVRRPLLEGLFRLRRSSAGVFAARTQAVASERTEAIPRTERDTPLFVLIVLLVAAWASVMLVYQSVVENMLWAAVMSLAMTTAAFLFSTVAGYMAGLVGSSSNPVSGVTIATIMLSAVLLLLLMGTGHPAGPPAAILIGAVVCCAAAMGGDNLQDLKTGRIVGSTPWKQQVMQVVGVTGGAIVIVPILSLLHAKYGIGVSSDSHPHPLAAPQATLMASLAQGVFHGGLPWALVGLGALLAAAVIVVDQQCARRAGGFRVPVLAVALGIYLPFKLTAAVMVGGLIRTLANRQRRDSSEAEGIGLLFAAGLVTGEALMGIFLAIPVAVSSLWPWISSDPFQLFAVPPFGAWLGVLTVGLIGWQLYRQDSGSDR, from the coding sequence ATGAACGACGACACGATGCCGGTGGATTCCCACGATGAGATCGCTGCGTTCCGTTCTTCCACACCAACCGATGAACCGGTCGTTCCAGCCGCCACCCATCTTCCCGAAATCACGGGCAAGGCGCTGATTCTGTCGTTGCTGCTGTCGGTCGTCCTCGCTGGCGCCAATGCGTATCTCGGTCTCTTCGCTGGCATGACCGTCTCCGCCTCAATTCCTGCGGCGGTGGTTTCGATGACCCTGTTTCGGCTCTTCAAGACGTCCAACATTCTCGAAAACAACATCGTGCAGACGGCCGCCTCCTCGGGGGAAGCGCTTGCTGCGGGGGTGATCTTCACCCTGCCAGCTCTCTTGATCCTGGGCTACTGGCAGACCTTCGACTATTGGCAGACGACCCTGCTGGCCCTCGTTGGGGGTCTCTTGGGCGTCCTGTTCACGATTCCGCTTCGGCGGGTGCTCATCTTGGATCCGAAGCTTCGCTTTCCCGAGGGCGTGGCGACGGCGGAAGTGCTGAAGGCCGGAGCAGCCTCCTCCGGTCGGGGAAACGGCATCCGCCCTTTAATGATCGCCTCGTTGCTCGGCGCCTGGGCCAAATTTGGCGAAAGCGGCCTTCGCCTGTGGAGTGAAGCCGCGGAGGGGGCCGTTCGCTTCGGTTCAACGGTCTTCTACGGGGGCGTGAATCTCTCGCCTGCCTTGCTGGCCGTCGGGTTCATTATCAAGGCTGAGATCGCGGCGGTGGTCTTCGCCGGCGGAATCCTCGGCTGGCTTATCCTGCTGCCTCTGTATGGCCTGTCGCCGGACTCCCAGCCTTCTGACGCGCTGACGACAGCCAGGATGATCTGGAGCCAGCAGATTCGCTACGTGGGTATCGGCGCCATGTTGGTGGGAGGATTGTGGACGCTGGTTCAGGTCCGCCGTCCGCTCCTCGAAGGGTTGTTCCGGCTTCGACGCAGTTCCGCCGGAGTCTTTGCCGCACGGACACAAGCGGTAGCGTCTGAGCGCACCGAGGCCATTCCGCGCACCGAGCGAGACACACCGTTGTTCGTCCTCATCGTCCTGTTGGTCGCGGCCTGGGCATCCGTGATGCTCGTGTATCAATCGGTGGTGGAGAACATGCTGTGGGCTGCCGTGATGAGCCTGGCGATGACAACGGCGGCGTTCTTGTTTTCGACGGTGGCCGGGTACATGGCCGGCCTGGTCGGAAGTTCGAGCAACCCGGTATCCGGCGTCACCATTGCCACGATCATGCTGAGCGCCGTCTTGCTATTGCTGCTGATGGGAACCGGGCATCCGGCCGGCCCGCCCGCCGCCATCCTGATCGGCGCGGTCGTGTGCTGTGCCGCTGCGATGGGAGGCGATAACTTGCAGGACCTGAAAACCGGCCGGATCGTCGGATCGACGCCCTGGAAGCAACAGGTCATGCAGGTGGTCGGGGTCACGGGAGGGGCCATCGTGATTGTGCCGATTCTGTCGCTCCTCCATGCCAAGTACGGCATCGGCGTTTCATCCGACAGCCATCCCCATCCGTTGGCGGCGCCGCAGGCGACGCTCATGGCCAGTTTGGCCCAGGGCGTGTTTCATGGCGGCCTGCCGTGGGCATTGGTCGGCCTGGGAGCGCTCCTTGCCGCCGCAGTGATTGTGGTGGATCAACAATGCGCCCGTCGTGCGGGGGGATTTCGGGTTCCGGTGTTAGCCGTGGCGCTGGGGATCTATCTTCCGTTCAAATTGACCGCAGCGGTCATGGTCGGAGGGCTGATTCGCACCTTAGCCAACCGCCAACGGCGAGATTCCTCCGAGGCAGAGGGGATCGGCCTGCTTTTTGCCGCAGGTCTCGTAACCGGGGAGGCCTTGATGGGCATCTTCCTGGCAATTCCGGTTGCCGTGAGCTCGCTGTGGCCATGGATCAGCTCCGATCCGTTTCAACTGTTTGCGGTCCCGCCGTTCGGAGCCTGGCTCGGCGTCCTGACCGTCGGCCTCATCGGCTGGCAACTGTACCGGCAGGACAGTGGATCGGATCGGTAG